The window GTCAATCAGCTCCCATGCCCATCTCACTTGTTCCAATATTATAAGTATGAATTTTACCTTTAATACTAACTGCATCAACTTTACCTAATTTTGTTAAATCATAATCACCAGTCAATAAATCACTAACAGTTTTTTCCGTAAACCGAAAAGATGGATATCAAGTAATACCATTAATCATATTCTCTGGTAAATTTTTTAACTCACTTTTATTAAAATTTGAAAACCCAACAAGATTTCTTTTAGAATTATTACCTTGTCAATTAATAGTTGCCTTAGATAAAGAAAATTCATAAATTTTATTTTTAACAAACTGAAAATCATTGCTTCTACAAGCAAAAGTAAACACCACAATTACTAAACTTAACACTGATAAACTTTTTTTTAACATAATTAAAAATCCTCCTTTCAAAGAGATTATATTATACTAAGAATATTAAAAATATTTTAAGAGAACTTTTTAATTAACATTAATAAAATTGCTAAGGGCACTACAAACTCAAATAGCATTTGAAATGCCGGAATAACTTCAAACACCGGAAAGGCAGTTTTGGTAAAATTAATCGTTGTTTTGGCAATATCCGCAAGCGGGCGAATTAAAAGATTAATCCCAGAAAGACCAAGTAATCAATTTAACACACTAACAGAAGCGTGCTGAATGCCACAAGATATTGCACTAAATAAGCCCCAATAAGAACAGTTGGGCGTAGGAATTAAATCATCGGTATTACCATTTATTCCACCACCAATAAAAGCTGTTGAATTCAAAATGTTAAAATCGTATAAAGAATAATGATATTTAGTACTTTCATTTTTCTTTTTATATAGTGGAAAAGTTAGCGTAAAAATATTAATTCCATACATCACATCAACTTTGGCATTGTAAAAATACAATTTATTACTAGTAGTGTTTCATAATTGGTTATCATATGCTTTTAACACATTAAAATCTACTTGATAAGAACTTTTGCCAGTATTAAAACCATTGGCGATTTGTTTATCTTTAACAAAAAAATAGGAACGAAAAATCATATTTTTACTATTTTCGATTGTTGAACCAAAATTAATTAAATATTGTTTGGGATAAAAAGTAATTAAGGAACGATAGAAAAAACCCATTTGTAAAACATTTTTAGGAATTTGTTGCGTCCCTTTGTAATCTAATTCTACATAAGTAGAAGCATCCATATCAAAACTCGCATAAAAGAATTGTACAAAAAACTCACCTAAAACTTTATAAATTTTATTAAATAAACCATTAATAAAATCAATAGTTAAATCTTTTTGATAATGAAGCATAAAATCTTTAAAATCAAATTTTAATTTGTCATCATAGCGTAAAAAATGGAAGGTATTACCATAATAATTAACTTGTCCAAAAAAGGTATTAATAAAATCTCCTCCAAAACTTGTTCGCGAACCAGATTTTCAAAGCGATTTACCATTTTCTAAAAACTCATTACTACCCACAATGCTACCATGCTCAGTTTTTATAGTAATAACATCACCAAAACTGGAAAAGGAAAGTTCTCTAAAAATAACTTTTTCAATGAAACCAGGCAGATATGAATTTTTGCGACTTAAACTAAATTTACTATTTTGTTTAAAACCATTTAATTTAATTGAAATTTCACTCATATATTTAAAATTATCGTCAAAGAAATTAAAAATCGGAACTCAATATAAATAACTATAATTAAATTTATCAAAATCTCGCCGTTGTATCATTAAATAGTCTAATTTATCTTGAAACTGAGTATAATCATACTTGCCATCATTTTTAGTTATTTCCGTAGGTAATGGTTGCTCGTTATGTTTTTCAGGCAGAGGAGGAGAAGCAAACATTAATTCTAATCAATCATATTGTCAATCAGCTCCCATGCCCATCTCACTTGTTCCAATATTATAAGTATGAATTTTACCTTTAATACTAACTGCATCAACTTTACCTAATTTTGTTAAATCATAATCACCAGTCAGTAAATCACTAACAGTTTTTTCCGTAAACCGAAAAGATGGATATCAAGTAATACCATTAATCATATTCTCTGGTAAATTTTTTAACTCACTTTTATTAAAATTTGAAAACCCAACAAGATTTCTTTTAGAATTATTACCTTGTCAATTAATAGTTGCCTTAGATAAAGAAAATTCATAAATTTTACCATTACTAGAATTTGTGGCTCGTTTTTGTCGTTTCATAAAGGAATGTTCCATATTAGGTTTTAGTGGTTGTTTTGTATCAAAGAACGCCCCTAACGGCACCAAACCAATAAACATTATAATAAATCAAGAAATAATTTTATCCATCTCATCACGACTTAAAATTCTTTTTCATTAGACTTCTTGCAAAATTAATTTAAAATATAATTGAATTGTTGTTTTTAATAAAAAGGTGGAATTTAAATGAAATTTAAAAAAAATAATCAAATAAGTGATAAAAATTTTTTAAGATTAACTGGTATTAAACATACTACTTTTAATAAAATGCTAGAAATTTTAAAAATAGAAGAATTAAAAAAGAGATTTCGTCGCGGAAGAACCAATAAATTATCATTAGAAAATCGTATTTTAATGACTTTAGAATATTGAAGAGAATATAGAACTTATTTTCATATTGCAAAAAGTTATGATATTAGTGAAAGTAGTTGTTATAGAAATATCAAATGAATTGAAGACACTTTAATAAAACACCCTAATTTTCAACAACTTACTGGTCAAAAATCACTATTAAAAGATTATTTCAAAGATAAGACTGTTATAATTGATGTAACTGAAAGCCAAATCCAACGCCCAAAAAAAGACAAAAACAGCACTACTCAGGAAAAAAGAAAAAACACACAATAAAAACACAAGTTATAATTGAAAAAGATAGTAAAAAAATTATTAGTTCTGATTTTTCTTATGGTAAAAACCATGACTTTAAAATTTTAAAAGATTCAAAAATTAAATTTTTACCAGAAACAACTGTTTTAGTGGATTTAGGTTATCAAGGCATACAAAAAATTAATCATAATGTTTTAATTCCTAAAAGAAAATCAAAGAAAAACCCTTTAAATAAAGAAGAAAAGCAAAATAATGAGCGAATTTCAAAAATGAGAATTGTTATTGAAAATGTTTTTGCTATACTTAAAAAATTTAAAATTATTAGTGAAAAATATCGAAATCGTAGAAAAAGATTTGCTTTAAGATTTAATTTAATAGCTTCAATTTATAATTTACAACTATTAGTTTAAATATATTTGATAATTTAAAATTTCAGTCTTTTTTTATTGTAAATAATAATTTTTATTATGTTTTAATGACAAAATATTTGTAAAAATAATCTAAAAATTATTTTAATAACACTTTTATATTTATTTTAAATTTAAAAATTATAATTATCATATTAATTTTGCAAGAAGTCTATTATATTTGTTTATTAATTGACTTGTTTAATCGCGAAATAATTGGCTATAGTGCCGGGCCAAACAAAACCGCTAAACTAGTGCAACAAGCTTTTCATAAAATAACACGACCATTAAATAAAATAACTTTATTTCATACTGATCGTGGTAATGAGTTCAAAAATAAAATCATTGATGAAATTTTAATAACCTTTAATATTAAAAGATCATTAAGCAATAAAGACTGTCCTTATGATAATGCTGTGGCTGAAACAACTTACAAAACTTTTAAAACGGAATTTATCAAGGGTAAAAAATTTGAAAATTTAACACAATTAAAATACGAACTATTTGATTTTGTTAATTGATATAACAATATTCGAATTCACGGCAGCCTAAATTATTTAACACCCGCTGAATTTAGAAAACAGCAGTCCGTATAAAAATTGTCCAAAAAAGGTTGCCATACCAAAATCGTATTTTTATAATACGATTTTTAAGAATATTTATTAAATTACTAATTAACTAAACTTTTTTGCCGAGAAAAAAATTAAGGAATAAGGGCTTAAGTTTCTTAATTTAATCACAACATCAACTACTTTTGGAATAGTATAAATTTTTTTACTACCCATAGATTGAAAGGTTCCATATTTTTGAAAAAAATCTTTTATAGGCAGGAAAGCTTGACTATCCATAAAAAAAGGCAAACGATTGGGATAATTTTTATTTTGATTTTTGACATCATTAGGTAATTCAATATCAAATTTAGATAAATCAAAATAAGCACCAGAATCAACAACAAGAGTAATATTTAATAAACTAGCAAATTTTAACTCACAACTATTATTGCAAATACTATCTTTTTTTAGTTTAGGAACATCTACTTTACTACACCCAAAAATAAACATTACACATACTAAATTTAAAGCTAATAAAAATTTTCGCATAAAGAAAAATCCTCCTTTCAAAGGAATTATATTCTATATAAAAATATTGGAAATATTTAAGAGAATTTTTTAATTATTATTAATAAAATTGCTAGGGGAATTAAAAACTCAAAAAGATATTTAAATGCCGGAACAACTTCAAACACCGGAAAGGCAGTTTTGGTAAAATTAATTGTTGTTTTAGCAATGTCGGCAATAGGGCGAATTAAAAGATTAATCCCAGAAAGACCAAGTAATCAGTTCAACATACTAACAGAAGCGTGCTGAATGCCACAAGATACTGCACTAAATAAACCCCAATAAGAACAATTAGGCGTAGGAATTAAATCATCCATATTACCGCTTATTCCACCGCCGATAAAAGCTGTTGAATTCAAAATATTAAAATCATATAAAGAATAATGATATTCAGTGCTTTCATTTTGTTTTTTATATAGTGGGAAAGTTAGCGTAAAAATATTAATTCCATACATCACATCAACTTTGGCATTGTAAAAATGCAGTTTATTACTAGTGGCATTCCATAATTGGTTATCATATGCTTTTAAAACATTAAAATCTATTTGATAAGAATTTTTACGGGTGTTAAAACCATTGATAATTTGTTTATCTTTAACAAAAAAATAGGAACGAAAAATCATATTCTTACTATTTTCTACTGTTGAACCAAAGTTAATTAAATACTGTTTAGGATAAAAAGTAATTAAGGAACGATAGAAAAACCCCATTTGTAAAACATTTTTAGGAATTTGTTGCATTCCTTTGTAATCTAATTCTACATAAGTAGAAGCATCCATATCAAAACTCGCATAAAAGAATTGTGTAAAAAAACCACCTAAAACTTTATAAATTTTATTAAATAAACTGAAATAATATTCACTTGTCAAATCTTTTAAATAAAAAAACATAAAATCTTTAAAATCAATCTTTAATTTATCATCATAACGTAGAAAATGAAAAGTATTATCATAATAATTAATTTGTCCAAAAAAAACATTAATAAAATCTTCAGTTCAACCTTTCTTTCAAATAAACTTAATTAATTGTTTATCATTTTCATAAAAAGTAACCATTCCTAAAGAAATTTCAATTCTAAAAACATTACCAAAACTAGAAAATTCTAAACTATCAAAAAAATATAGCGAGTTTTCAGGTTCAAAACTACGAATTAAAGTAAATTTACTATTCTGTTTAAAACCATTTAATTTAATTGACATTTCACTCATATATTTAAAATTATCATCAAAGAAATTAAAAATTGGGACTCAATATAAATAGCTATAATTAAATTTATCAAAATCTCGGCGTTGTATCATTAAATAATCTAGCTTATCTCGAAACTGATTATACTGATATTCGCCATCACTTTTAGTTATCTCAGTAGGTAATGGTTGCTCTGCTTCTTTTTCTGGTAAAAGAGGCATTTGTGCCGAGAAAAAAATTAAGGAATAAGGGCTTAAGTTTATTAATTTAATCACAACATCAACTACTTTTGGAATAGTATAAATTTTTTTACTACCCATAGATTGAAAGGTTCCATATTTTTGAAAAAAATCTTTTATAAGCAGGAAAACTTGACTATCCATAAAAAAAGGCAAACGATTGGGATAATTTTTATTTTGATTTTTGACATCATTAGGTAATTCAATATCAAATTTAGATAAATCAAAATAAGCACCAGAATCAACAACAAGAGTAATATTTAATAAACTAGCAAATTTTAACTCACAACTTTCACCACATTGGCTAGGGTTTGTGGCTCGTTTTTTTCGCTTCATAAAAAATTGTTCCATATTAGGTTTTGGTGGTTGTTTTGTATCAAAGAAGGCACCTAGAGGGACTAAACCAATAAAAGCGATAACTAATAACCACGACATAAATTTATACATATTTATTTATCCTTTCTTCTGTGTTTAACTTCTTAAAATAAAGTATATTGTTGATAAAATGCCAATTGTTCCAATGATAATAAAAATTGGGTGTTGTGAAAATAATCTAATCATTGGTTTAAATAATTGTAGAAATTCACTGTTAGCCACAATAACTTTATTAAAATATTCCAACCCTTCATTTACAAAACGCCATAAACCAAGAAATTCATCAAAAGCAAAAATAGAAAAAACGGTAATTAAAAGAAAAATTATAACTAGTTTAAACATTATTTTTTACCTCACTCTTTAACAGATTTATTAGCTCTTGCCTTTCTATAACTTTCTTTGGCTTGCATTCCAATACCTAAAATAGCAACAAAGACAAAGTTAGCAATTAAAGAGATTAAAGGAATAATGATAATCCGAATTCCGGTGCCGGGAATAGTCATACTTCAAATTAAATCAAAAACTTTATAAATAATATCTGCAAAAAATGATGCCATTTTTTCTAGATTTGCCATAATTAAGTATCCTTTCTTAGATTAAAATAATATGATAGTTAATTCCTATCTTTCAAATTACTTTTTAGTAATTCCATAATACGACTAAATTTTTCCATTTTAAGGTATTTTAGTATTTCTAAATCAACTTCAGTAGTTTCATAAAACTTATCTTCATAAGTGTCAACAACAATGCGATTAGCAACGGGGCGTAAAAAAGATAAATACTTATTAGACTTCTTGCAAAATTAATTTAAAATATAATTGAATTGTTGTTTTTAATAAAAAGGTGGAATTTAAATGAAATTTAAAAAAAATAATCAAATAAGTGATAAAAATTTTTTAAGATTAACTGGTATTAAACATACTACTTTTAATAAAATGCTAGAAATTTTAAAAATAGAAGAATTAAAAAAGAGATTTCGTCGCGGAAGAACCAATAAATTATCATTAGAAAATCGTATTTTAATGACTTTAGAATATTGAAGAGAATATAGAACTTATTTTCATATTGCAAAAAGTTATGATATTAGTGAAAGTAGTTGTTATAGAAATATCAAATGAATTGAAGACACTTTAATAAAACACCCTAATTTTCAACAACTTACTGGTCAAAAATCACTATTAAAAGATTATTTCAAAGATAAGACTGTTATAATTGATGTAACTGAAAGCCAAATCCAACGCCCAAAAAAAGACAAAAACAGCACTACTCAGGAAAAAAGAAAAAACACACAATAAAAACACAAGTTATAATTGAAAAAGATAGTAAAAAAATTATTAGTTCTGATTTTTCTTATGGTAAAAACCATGACTTTAAAATTTTAAAAGATTCAAAAATTAAATTTTTACCAGAAACAACTGTTTTAGTGGATTTAGGTTATCAAGGCATACAAAAAATTAATCATAATGTTTTAATTCCTAAAAAAAAATCAAAGAAAAACCCTTTAAATAAAGAAGAAAAGCAAAATAATGAGCGAATTTCAAAAATGAGAATTGTTATTGAAAATGTTTTTGCTATACTTAAAAAATTTAAAATTATTAGTGAAAAATATCGAAATCGTAGAAAAAGATTTGCTTTAAGATTTAATTTAATAGCTTCAATTTATAATTTACAACTATTAGTTTAAATATATTTGATAATTTAAAATTTCAGTCTTTTTTTATTGTAAATAATAATTTTTATTATGTTTTAATGACAAAATATTTGTAAAAATAATCTAAAAATTATTTTAATAACACTTTTATATTTATTTTAAATTTAAAAATTATAATTATCATATTAATTTTGCAAGAAGTCTATTGTCGTAACACTCTAAAACGGACATTGGAATTTTTAATTTAAAAAAGTAGATATCTAATTCCGGAATATTACGATATTTAGTTTTGCGACCTTTTTTATTATTTTTAGCATCAATTAAACTTGTGCGTCAGCGTTCATATTCTTCTACAGATTTAAAAGTACCATAAACAACTTTTAGGTAAGGGCGAAAAATATTAACTGATTTCTTAGTAATACCAACAATAACCGAATTAGCAATATCTCTGACTTTAACCCAAATATGTTCAGGTCGTTGGCCACTTGCTAGAACAATATGACCAAAATGTCTAACTAGAGCAAAATATTCTTGTAAACCTTGAGTTGATTTATCATTTTCTTTATAATCCGTTCCCTCTAAAAACAAGTTCGTTTCATCTCATAACAATAAATGTTTTTCTTCTAATATTGGATATTCATTATCCAATAACGACATATGTCCCAAAGATAACATTTGTTGGTCTAAAATTGGAAATGTTGAAGCCGTCTTTCATTTTTTCTTACCTAAAAGTTTTGAAGCAAAAACTAATAAAGCGGTTTTACCAGTTCCCAATGAACCAATCACAATATTTAATGGTGATTTGAATAAAAAATTAATAAAAGATTTACGATTAACTCATTGCATAAATTTAGTAATTAAAATTAAACAATTTAAGATAATACCGATGATATGAAAAAATGAAACTCAATATTGTGGATTAATAACAACAAGAAAAGCATAATAATATCAAGAAATAATAAAGAAAGTGCGATTTAAGCTAACAAAGTCATTAATTTTTTCACAGATATTTTTTAGAAATTTAAGCATTATCGCACCCCTTTATTTTTTTAATTACTATTAACGAACTCTTAATAGTAGTTTTTCAAACATTCCAAAAGCAAATAAGAATAATCCAACAATTGCTGGGAATAAAAAAATTCAATATGTAGCAAAGAAATCTACTACTAATGGCATTTGTCCGCTGATAATATCGCTTCAAATTTTTCCAAAAAGCCCTACCATACTATCTCACAAATTACTAATGGCTTGTTTTCCGGTAATTGCTACTGGTGCGGTTGCATCGACTAAGAAAGTTCCAATCATATAATCACCTCCTTTCTTTTCAAAATATTTATTCTATATTGTTAACAAAAATAAGATTTAACTTTATAAAATAAAATCAACATAAATAAGATAATAACTGTTGTTAGTAATCAAAAAGCGATGTTGGTTGTTAAAAGTCAAAGTGGTTCTTCAGTTAAATTAATTTCTTTACCACCAGTAATATGAGTTGGAATAGTTGTAATTTGGATAAACAAATCTCAGAAAGTTTGTTTAATTTGTTCTCAATTTAAATCTTTTCAAACAACTAGAAGCATTGAAATAAACACTTAATCGGAAGAAAGAGAATACCAATGAAACTGGCAAATAAAACAATGATTACAAGAATTGAGAACAAAAATACTACTTGGGGCGGTAAACCGGCAGTTGGATAAATTAATTCAATTAATTTAATAATTACATCTTTTAACATTGCTTTATCCTTTCGTTTGGGTTTCTTGATTTTGTTTTTCATTTTTTTCAGTTAAATAAGATAATTTAACAATGAAGCGTTTTTCTTTTTTACTAAAATCCCCTTTAATTTCTTTTGCTTGTTTACCATACTTTTTAACATCATTCATTCAACGCCATAAACCCCAAGCAACAGCAAAAGCAAGTAATAAGGTTAATAAGATAAAACATATTAGACTAAATATTGCCATTATTTTTCAATTTCCTTTCTATTTAAAGTTTGGTTTTTTGTTCTTTTAATTTTGATTTTTTTAATAAGTCACTCAATGCTACAGTTTATAACTACTGCTATTGTAATGCATATATCTAAATACCCTAGTATCATAAGTGAAATTAATGCTTCAAATTTTTCATATAATAATTTCAAATCATTAATTTCCAATTTTAAAAATGGAATGAAAAAGATAGTAATCATAAAAATGTAAGGCCAAATTCTCCATCAATATTTTTTTAAAGAATTAATGAGTTTGTTTAGTTTCATTTTTCAAAGCTCTTTTTTCCTTAATTTTCTTAACAATAAGTCAAACTAATTTTTCAACTTGAAAAGCAATAAATATCGCACTACCAAATCAATAAACAAACAATCCGAGCAACATAATAACAGTATTTAAACCAAAAAACTTATACATATC is drawn from Spiroplasma endosymbiont of Clivina fossor and contains these coding sequences:
- a CDS encoding transposase family protein → MKFKKNNQISDKNFLRLTGIKHTTFNKMLEILKIEELKKRFRRGRTNKLSLENRILMTLEYWREYRTYFHIAKSYDISESSCYRNIKWIEDTLIKHPNFQQLTGQKSLLKDYFKDKTVIIDVTESQIQRPKKDKNSTTQEKRKNTQ
- a CDS encoding transposase family protein; this encodes MKTQVIIEKDSKKIISSDFSYGKNHDFKILKDSKIKFLPETTVLVDLGYQGIQKINHNVLIPKRKSKKNPLNKEEKQNNERISKMRIVIENVFAILKKFKIISEKYRNRRKRFALRFNLIASIYNLQLLV
- a CDS encoding transposase family protein, which produces MKTQVIIEKDSKKIISSDFSYGKNHDFKILKDSKIKFLPETTVLVDLGYQGIQKINHNVLIPKKKSKKNPLNKEEKQNNERISKMRIVIENVFAILKKFKIISEKYRNRRKRFALRFNLIASIYNLQLLV